A window of Adhaeribacter arboris genomic DNA:
GTAGTGATGGAAACGATAAAATTATGGAACTGAAAGACTACCCTATTTTACAAGAAGAAGAATACGATGCTATGGCTCACCGCCTGAACCTGTTAGCGGAGGCATTAGAAAATGTAAATCCAGGTGCGAACGTACCTAAATCGAAAGAACTAAAACAAGCCGCCCGGGAGGTTTTATATTTCTTCCGACAATTAATCTAATCTGAAAAAGAAGCTAAGAAGGCCCCGACAAGGGGCTTTTTTCATTTATATTGGTTATCTGGCTGCACTTTGTTGAGTATTCATACTTTTATTACTTTATTAAACCTGGGTACTCTGAGAAATAGACATTCATCCCGATTTCTCCCATTATTTTCATTGATTCAGCATTGAGTACACCACCACCTCCAGATGCATCTTTTCTAATATCAAAACCCATATCTGCCACATAACTTCCTTTTGGCAAATTCTTTCCTTCTATTCTAAGCCAATTTTCAAGTGAATCAATCTGATTGGGCAAATCCCAAACATCATCGCAGAGAAAATCTATACTTTCATAATTTGCCTCATTGTAAATATTTATAGGCATGTTTTTTTGTTTTGGATAAACTGCCGGATAAATTACCTGATAGGTGTTAATGGGGAAAGGAGGGAGAAGAAGAATCTAAACTCCTGTTTAAACCGGCACCGAATGCCGCATAATTTCCTTATTTATCTCATCCGATTCTATTAAACCATCGCGCAGGCGGACAATGCGGTGGGCATATTTGGCGATATCCTCTTCGTGGGTAACCATAATAATAGTATTTCCTTTGGAGTGCAGGTTTTCGAAGAGCTCCATTATTTCGTATGAAGTTTTCGAATCCAGGTTACCGGTAGGTTCATCGGCGAGCATAATGCTCGGGTTGTTTACCAAGGCCCGGGCAATGGCTACCCGCTGGCGCTGTCCGCCCGAAAGTTCATTGGGTTTATGTTTGGCGCGGGGGCCTAAGCCTACACTTTCCAGGGCTTGCATGGCTTTCTCTTCCCGGACACTTTTGCCATAACCCGCGTAAATTAACGGTAAAACAACATTATCCAGGGAGGTAGAGCGAGGTAGTAAATTAAACGTTTGAAAGACAAAGCCAATTTCTTTGTTTCGGATTTCGGCCAATTCGTTATCGGTCATATTACTCACGTCTTTGCCATTTAAAATATATTGCCCGCCAGAAGGCGTATCCAGGCAGCCCACAATATTCATGAGAGTAGATTTGCCGGAACCCGATGGGCCCATAAAGGCCACGTATTCACCCCGGTTTATATTTATCGACACACTTTTAAGGGCATGAATGGTTTCACTACCCATGTGGTAGACCCGCGAGATGTCTTTCGTTTCGATAACTATGCTCATAATTAGTGGCGTTCCTAATTTTAAACGATAAAGCTGTTGTTTATTCTATGTAACCGGAAATGGATTTAACTTTTAAAGAAACTAGTTTAATTCTTTTAAAGTACTTCAACGAAATTAGTTTAGATAACCATTTGCCCTAGATACAGCTAATCCTAAAGGTATTAATCTAGCAACGAACAACTAATAACAAGCAACTACTTCTATTATTCCCAGCCCGGAAAAGCGGCTTGTTTCTCTTTTAATTTTTGCTCGTACGTCGTTTGAAAGATAGCATACTCTGCCGGACTTAGCAAGTTTTTTAATTCCTGCGCCGCGGTTTGCGCAAAATCAATAAAGCCGAGTTTAATACTACTAAAAATATAAGCCTGATACAAGCGAGGCGAAAACGGATTATACTTAATACTACTTAAAAGTAAATCGTAGGCTTGATTGTCGTTTTTCTGAACGCGGCTAAAAAAATCAGCGGCCGCTAATACCGCATCTTCGTCGTAGATTAAGGCTTGCGGAACTTGCCGGTAAAAAGCTCTGGCTTGCTGTGGATTAGTTTTTTCGGCTACTACTGCCTGGTAAAATAATTTATGGTTTTGGCCGCCACTTGGGTTGGTAAGTGCAGGTACTAGCTTATCTAATTCACGTACATTATTTTGCTTTACTAATAAATCAGCCCGCAGAAAGTTAAGGGCGGCTGCTAAATTTTTATCTTGAGCCGCATAAGATTGGGCAGTTTGAATGGTTTGAGCCGCCGCTGTTAGATTATTGTTTTGTAAATAGTGCCGCGCTAACTCTAGTTGTCCCAACCCTTTAAAATTACCGGCAGTGATAGAGGTTACTACACTTTCAAATTCAGGAGTTTTTAAATCTGGTTGGTACAAAATCAGGTAAGCTACTTTGGCTGAGTCGGAAGCGGTAAGTACACTTTGCGTAGTTAAATTAAGTACGTTGGCCAGAAAGGTAGCCTGGGCTTTAAGTTTAGGCTCTTTTATTTCCGAAACTGCTTGGGAAACGGCTGCATACGCCGCGCCTTTATCCGGGGTATGAGCCAGGGCGTACAAATACGGCAGTTCTGCTTCCGGTATTTTATTCGTACGGGCTTTATCGAAATAACCAACCGCCGCTTGGTATAACTTCTGCTCCATCAGCCAGGAACCAATTAAATAATAATAAAAACCAGCGGTATTCGGCGAAGCCAAGGCTTGATTTTCTAAAGTTGTGCGGGCCTCATTTACCTGACCGGAATAATACTGCGCTAAACCTTTTAATAAAATTAGATTCTCGGCGTAAGGTGTATTTTCTTGTTGCGCCAGGTACTGGTTAATGCGCTTTACTGTTGCCGGATTGGATTGTCCGATATGCTCCAAAGTAGTATGGTAAAATAAAGCAAATTCGGCCGGCGTAAGTACTTTAGCCGGAAGATTTATATCATTGGAACCGGCAGTTGTTTTCTCTTGGAGCAGATTTAATAAAGTTACATTACTTTGCCAGGCTAACCATTTACCAGAGGTGGAGCCTTGTTCTGCTAAAGCTACCGCCTGTTGGGGATTTCCGTTTTTTAAATAAAAAGCCAGTAAATTACTCTGTACCAGTTCCCGGTGATTACCCGCTTCGCTCAGCGCTTGCTGATAAAAATACTCCGTAGAATCTACGAGCGAAGTGGTTTCGTAGAGCAATGCTTTATTTGTCAGCAAAGCCGTACTGTTCGGGAAAGTGCGTAATCCCTGGTTTAATAAAAACAAATGATTAAAGAAGCTTTTCGGGTCGGTTTGCGTACCGGCTAAACGGGCGTAAACTTTTTCAGAAGGTTGGCCGGCTAAGGCATCTTTTAATAAATTTATTTCGGCGGTACTGTAGGCGCGCTCGCGGTAAAGGCCTGCCAGGGCGTATGTTGATTTTAAATTATGATGGCTAAACACGGTACCCTCCGTGTAAAAACGTTCGGCGAGTAATAGGTTATCGGCAGCTTTATAAAAATCACCGAGGTAATTATAGTAACCAGCTTGAGCCTTGTTGTAAACGCTAAACGTAGACCGGAAAATTAACGCCAGCAGCAATAAACTCCCCATGAGGTAAACCGTGTAAAAAGGCATTTGTTTAGGATCGAATACTACTTTATGAACGGCTAACCGCTGTTGAATGAGCTTATAAAAATTAAGTAAAATATACAGGAAAAACAGAAAACCGTAGGCCAAATGCGTATACACAATAACATCGGTAAAAGCAGAAATAAGCGGGGTATTGGCCGTAGCAAATGCGTACCCAATACTTAACAAGCTAATAATAGCCAAAGTCAGATACAAATAAGAAGCTCCGGTGGTAAAGGTAAAATACTGCTGGTACTGAACTTTCCGTCTTTTCCATCCCCAGTATCCGGCTAGCGTGGATAAGAAAAGAATAATAAACGGATCTACGTAGTAAAAATCCAGCTGTATAATTGCGGCATTTTTGAGGTAGAGCAATAGTAAATTAAGTAAGTACAAAAGGCCAATCAAGATAAAATGCCATAAACCGTAGCGACGTTCCGGCGACGGGCCCTGTGTATTTATCCAAAGCAAAGCGTGAATGTTTTCGAAGGCCACCAGAAAAATAAACAAGCACGTTGCTACAAATGCTCCCAGGCTGCTGTAATGCACTACCTGCATGGCCGATAAAGTAGCGGAAAACGGCGATTGAGAATTCAGGAAAGCCGCCAGAGCGACCAGAATTCCGAGAAAAGTAAAAAAGCGGACCCACAGCGAAACTTGAGTAACAAAAGCCTGAAAAGCATAACTTACCAGCACTAATATTCCCAACACCAAAATTAAAAATACCTGATTATCATCGGGAGTAGCCCGTAACAAGTCAAAGTTGCAGGTAGCCAGAAAAAGCATCGCCAAAATCATGGCCACGATATAAGGCAATCGCAGAAAGGTGCTGATAATAGTAAAGTATACGGCCAGAGCTAAGCTTAAAATTCCTAAGAAGATAGCGGCTAATTCGGGTCGCAATTCGGGTAAACCCACGTCAAAGCGTTCAGAAACCAGAAAACCGGTAACCGGTACCAGAAACGTTTGAAAAAGATCGGTAAACCGGGAAAACGTGGCCGAAATCGGGTACAGTTCGGCTTGTGGTTGCCACGGCATCACCTGCTCGGCGCCGGTAAAATAATGGTAAATGGCCAGGCTTAATGCGGCTAAACCCAGCAGGAGTAATAAATAAAAAAGAAAAGGGCCGCCTTTACGCCGGCCGCCCAGTAAATTTTGTTCTGCCATTTACGGTTTTAAACGTTAATCCAGCACTTTTGGTACTCTAAAATAATCAGAATCTTTGCGAGGAGCGTTTTTAAGGCCTTCTTCGTGCGTGATAATAATTTTCGGTTCATCCGGCCGCAATACATTTACCTCTTCGCTCATGTGCAATAAAGGCTCTACCTGAGAAGTATCGAGTTCCCGCAGCTTTTCCATCCAGTCCAAAATTTTATTCAGATCCTGCAGCATTTCCTGTTCTTTGGTTAAATCAAATTCCAGACGGGCTAAATGTGCTAATTTCCGGATCGTTTGTATATCGGTGCTCATAATGATTATGTAAACTTAAATCGGCTTGAATTATTTTAAATACTTTACTTTTTAAATCTTCCAGATCGGCCAGGGTAAGATCGGCAGTAGATATAGGTTCAAAGAACGTAATTTTTAAGGAGTGCCAGTGCACAATAAATTTACCATCTACGTCCGGCAAGAAAATATGATTGTAGGGCATAGAAACCGGTACAATAGGTATTTTCTTTTCAATCGCTAATTTAAACGGTCCGTCTTTAAAAGGGAGCATGTCGTAACCGGCAGTTTCGGCAATGGTGCCTTCCGGGAAAATAACTACCGATCGTCCCTGATCAAGCGTGCGCCCCGACTGAATGTACGATTTGGCCCGGCTCACCGCGCTATTCCGATCCACGGAGATATACAACTTATTATAAATCGGCCCCCAAAGCGGTACTTTCGCCAGCGATTTTTTACCCACGAAATTTAAATACCCCGGTACACTGTTTAACAACAACGGAATATCAATGTAAGAACTATGATTGGGGG
This region includes:
- a CDS encoding lysophospholipid acyltransferase family protein, whose product is MKLLVKIVRKIYAGWCVISFIIPFFLLYPFFVVLVQKPRWYPYAHGLNRFWSYIQLRLYGLPLQITRKALLAKNTPYIYTPNHSSYIDIPLLLNSVPGYLNFVGKKSLAKVPLWGPIYNKLYISVDRNSAVSRAKSYIQSGRTLDQGRSVVIFPEGTIAETAGYDMLPFKDGPFKLAIEKKIPIVPVSMPYNHIFLPDVDGKFIVHWHSLKITFFEPISTADLTLADLEDLKSKVFKIIQADLSLHNHYEHRYTNDPEISTFSPSGI
- the gatC gene encoding Asp-tRNA(Asn)/Glu-tRNA(Gln) amidotransferase subunit GatC, with amino-acid sequence MSTDIQTIRKLAHLARLEFDLTKEQEMLQDLNKILDWMEKLRELDTSQVEPLLHMSEEVNVLRPDEPKIIITHEEGLKNAPRKDSDYFRVPKVLD
- a CDS encoding ABC transporter ATP-binding protein, producing the protein MSIVIETKDISRVYHMGSETIHALKSVSININRGEYVAFMGPSGSGKSTLMNIVGCLDTPSGGQYILNGKDVSNMTDNELAEIRNKEIGFVFQTFNLLPRSTSLDNVVLPLIYAGYGKSVREEKAMQALESVGLGPRAKHKPNELSGGQRQRVAIARALVNNPSIMLADEPTGNLDSKTSYEIMELFENLHSKGNTIIMVTHEEDIAKYAHRIVRLRDGLIESDEINKEIMRHSVPV
- a CDS encoding tetratricopeptide repeat protein: MAEQNLLGGRRKGGPFLFYLLLLLGLAALSLAIYHYFTGAEQVMPWQPQAELYPISATFSRFTDLFQTFLVPVTGFLVSERFDVGLPELRPELAAIFLGILSLALAVYFTIISTFLRLPYIVAMILAMLFLATCNFDLLRATPDDNQVFLILVLGILVLVSYAFQAFVTQVSLWVRFFTFLGILVALAAFLNSQSPFSATLSAMQVVHYSSLGAFVATCLFIFLVAFENIHALLWINTQGPSPERRYGLWHFILIGLLYLLNLLLLYLKNAAIIQLDFYYVDPFIILFLSTLAGYWGWKRRKVQYQQYFTFTTGASYLYLTLAIISLLSIGYAFATANTPLISAFTDVIVYTHLAYGFLFFLYILLNFYKLIQQRLAVHKVVFDPKQMPFYTVYLMGSLLLLALIFRSTFSVYNKAQAGYYNYLGDFYKAADNLLLAERFYTEGTVFSHHNLKSTYALAGLYRERAYSTAEINLLKDALAGQPSEKVYARLAGTQTDPKSFFNHLFLLNQGLRTFPNSTALLTNKALLYETTSLVDSTEYFYQQALSEAGNHRELVQSNLLAFYLKNGNPQQAVALAEQGSTSGKWLAWQSNVTLLNLLQEKTTAGSNDINLPAKVLTPAEFALFYHTTLEHIGQSNPATVKRINQYLAQQENTPYAENLILLKGLAQYYSGQVNEARTTLENQALASPNTAGFYYYLIGSWLMEQKLYQAAVGYFDKARTNKIPEAELPYLYALAHTPDKGAAYAAVSQAVSEIKEPKLKAQATFLANVLNLTTQSVLTASDSAKVAYLILYQPDLKTPEFESVVTSITAGNFKGLGQLELARHYLQNNNLTAAAQTIQTAQSYAAQDKNLAAALNFLRADLLVKQNNVRELDKLVPALTNPSGGQNHKLFYQAVVAEKTNPQQARAFYRQVPQALIYDEDAVLAAADFFSRVQKNDNQAYDLLLSSIKYNPFSPRLYQAYIFSSIKLGFIDFAQTAAQELKNLLSPAEYAIFQTTYEQKLKEKQAAFPGWE